A part of Aspergillus flavus chromosome 1, complete sequence genomic DNA contains:
- a CDS encoding ferric reductase, which translates to MLRHIQSLASIILLLSLICPVYSANGFVGYEISMYKPPCAHACRSSITNPLNCSTNSNDDMGITWIIEKSPEPDCYATNDAFLQTLAYCIYSHCRTESNSTLQRYWEMNVAGSEKDQPLPNQAYQQALQNIRFRPNITANASTALESASLVSEELYKLNWRTLTVFEEVEATHEKFGLVLLLTGAIIPIGLSFARFIPVPTRLKTTFEAYVITPPLIGHRHKVPLFNTFNMPTRGQALFIAYLIFINVVLCAVGFNSADPSAWYTSNHLEILTYVSNRAGILSFANIPLLVLYSSRNNILLWLTNWSHSTFLLLHRWIAAICVIEACLHSAIYLHIYSAQGEHSSESQRAYWYWGIVATLAMVLIVPGSMLQVRRRFYEFFLAWHVIFFLLAMVGCCLHIYYRYNFQWGYENWIYMALAIWGFERGMRILRFARHGIRTAQVSIVDDEYIKLEIPGIAADGDVYLYFPTLTWRVWENHPFSVMTDVCQGSDTGSSTTRITTDKDRLPISWTEKGESLDKISLAEISNAPCQRGLVFYIRTQSGITKYLRRTKSKFPVLVESSYRPVVLSKPNASGMTNIIAIAGGVGVTALAPILMRHEGWHRLFWAVRSKPLADSVAASLGADRFNRLNAVVFQDNRMDISRILQEEVSRCVGTEVAVIVSGPARMADEVRLVVATLMRENPAVKLTLLEESFSW; encoded by the exons ATGCTGCGTCATATCCAATCTCTCGCATCTATCATTCTGTTGCTATCACTTATCTGCCCAGTATATTCAGCAAATGGGTTTGTGGGATATGAGATATCCATGTACAAACCTCCTTGTGCACATGCCTGCCGCTCATCGATCACAAACCCCTTGAACTGCTCTACGAACTCAAATGATGACATGGGCATAACATGGATTATCGAAAAGTCTCCAGAGCCAGACTGCTATGCCACAAACGATGCCTTCTTGCAGACCCTGGCGTACTGCATATACTCCCATTGTCGGACAGAGTCCAACTCTACACTGCAAAGATACTGGGAGATGAATGTTGCTGGCAGTGAAAAAGACCAACCATTGCCCAACCAGGCTTATCAACAGGCTCTGCAAAATATTAGGTTTAGGCCTAACATCACGGCGAATGCATCCACGGCGTTAGAGTCAGCCTCACTCGTGTCTGAAGAGTTGTACAAACTCAATTGGCGCACGCTGACGGTTTTTGAGGAAGTGGAAGCAACACATGAGAAATTTGG ACTGGTTCTCCTTTTGACCGGCGCAATTATCCCGATTGGGCTCTCATTTGCTCGCTTCATCCCCGTTCCCACCAGATTGAAGACGACTTTCGAGGCATACGTGATTACTCCTCCGCTCATTGGCCATCGACACAAAGTTCCCTTATTCAACACGTTCAACATGCCCACGAGAGGACAGGCGCTGTTCATCGCCTATCTCATATTTATCAACGTGGTTTTATGCGCGGTAGGCTTCAACTCAGCTGACCCAAGTGCATGGTACACTTCCAATCATCTCGAGATCCTCACCTACGTCAGTAACCGCGCTGGGATCCTGAGCTTTGCAAACATTCCACTGCTGGTTCTCTATTCCAGTCGTAACAATATCCTACTCTGGTTAACCAACTGGTCCCACTCCACCTTCCTGCTTCTCCACCGCTGGATTGCTGCAATTTGCGTTATCGAAGCCTGCCTCCACTCCGCCATATACTTGCATATATACAGCGCACAAGGTGAACACTCCAGCGAAAGTCAGCGCGCATACTGGTACTGGGGTATTGTCGCGACGCTGGCGATGGTTCTTATCGTCCCAGGTTCAATGCTACAAGTTCGCCGACGGTTTTATGAGTTCTTTCTTGCCTGGCATGTgatattctttttgttaGCGATGGTCGGGTGTTGCTTACACATTTACTACCGATATAACTTTCAATGGGGATACGAGAACTGGATATACATGGCCTTGGCAATATGGGGTTTTGAACGCGGAATGCGCATTCTGCGGTTTGCGAGACATGGAATCCGCACCGCTCAGGTGTCTATCGTGGATGATGAATATATTAAGTTGGAGATCCCAGGGATCGCGGCCGACGGTGATGTATACCTTTACTTCCCGACCTTGACGTGGCGAGTCTGGGAGAATCACCCTTTCTCGGTAATGACGGACGTCTGTCAAGGTAGCGATACGGGGTCGTCGACTACCAGAATCACGACCGATAAGGACAGACTTCCTATATCTTGGACTGAGAAGGGAGAGAGTCTGGACAAGATATCCCTTGCCGAGATATCTAATGCACCATGCCAACGAGGGTTGGTGTTCTATATTCGAACTCAGTCGGGCATCACCAAATATCTCCGCCGCACCAAATCAAAGTTCCCAGTTCTTGTTGAGTCTTCGTACCGTCCAGTGGTCCTTTCAAAGCCGAATGCCTCGGGCATGACCAATATTATTGCGATCGCAGGGGGCGTTGGGGTAACAGCCTTAGCGCCCATATTGATGCGCCACGAGGGATGGCATAGGTTGTTCTGGGCAGTACGCAGTAAGCCCTTGGCTGATTCTGTGGCAGCGTCGCTTGGTGCCGATCGATTCAATCGATTGAATGCTGTGGTATTCCAAGATAATCGTATGGATATTTCTCGCATTCTCCAGGAGGAAGTCTCCAGGTGTGTGGGAACAGAGGTCGCTGTGATTGTCAGTGGTCCAGCAAGAATGGCGGACGAGGTACGACTTGTGGTAGCAACACTGATGAGAGAGAATCCAGCGGTGAAATTAACACTATTAGAGGAGTCTTTTAGTTGGTAG
- a CDS encoding putative zinc finger protein, with amino-acid sequence MDERHRPLRRNDFEVAIICALPLEANAVLCSLDEIWHDAHNMYGRAVGDGNAYDFGRSGRHSVVVVTLPGMGKVPASTAASYLRMSFSSIKLVLLVGVCGAVPRTDRTEIILGDVVISQSIVELDRGRQYPNGFKRKDTILDSHGRPNEDILGLLQRWKATLHLKNLQKKTLENLKTLLQHPYSEARYPGETEDKLFEPDYIHRHHFGCGICNIPAAPDSVCEAALTAACDELQCDESKLVPRTRLHERDTDGEIPTPLIHFGLIGTADTVQKSAAHRDKHAESEGVIAFEMEGAGVWNKFNCLIIKGVCDYADSHKNKNWQNYAAAVAASVAKEILGQYVSHDQPSQPGTPNGSSGYSTQLSMISRGRLELQVVPDSLSNDMFHRATKQFKEGLAKKQLDTFKATDLRALKKELKKIQDEQGQSHSLRNLRRLERFIQATEQIGTVLEDILGTSEEMCLVWGPVKALLQVAKGNVDLFDTLLEAYEDIGSELPNLGVYRELFKHHVGLQRILARVFALLLEFHENALRLYSGRALRTVFRPLWKDFETTLFDVIVRETGSHRIMIEDKTMALYSHPGHCTMDAQEVRDHLESTSNNMRLSKQEHQKAREKMYDEVRCWIAGAAGVSGVEDVADVVGAETESDHNNICRDRSFYPGSGSWILENEKVKKWLSPEPEQSSNSMLWINGRPGTGKTYLASVVIETCLEDSSSVTCYFYCKEKVKSRNSAIAVLRGILLQLARQHRELIPYCYAKIKSSGSLMLSDLSTANGILEVFCERIPRLNVVIDGVDECEEQRKDLIDIFRILVRKNEIYAKGKLRVLFLSRPMNEVKNALPEAEMLALEPDHNRQDIQKYCERRKREFQKFGFDNEYLKDVVQIICTRADGMFLFAKLVMNNLKEQPTREDFRIETTAAILPSEIDQAYARIMERLARDLGSKQYEYTELLLGWLVCSKRPLKWTEIQVALSIDIKTWGHTSEVNPDRRLEDDVQELCGSLVQVLKGNRVELVHSTARLFIVQKSNIRISAAECDLALRCLRYLSLDIFRPDISAQRLRENALRGDFGFQDYAVSAWFLHVGTLIEKKHDLLEGIFDSQDRVARISRELEHFASFYQESFPLYDNNILEQAWIDCEFFRQYHFHNNLVRIWNHICCAQREDLESRNSVSIPLLKETLARNRQLLENLSTEDTVTLSRVYDEYPFRCPKVLCFYFHEGFKNALARDNHVDHHNRPYRCTVGTCEMNGMGFAEKSRLTAHMKRFHPEERDLGETFTPYNRTRSVGARYECPVCNKRLVRKNILEDHQRIHTGEKPFRCSECGKGFARNYDKKRHEKIHEKRRR; translated from the exons ATGGATGAGCGACATCGTCCTCTGCGTCGAAATGACTTTGAAGTTGCAATCATTTGCGCTTTACCACTGGAAGCAAACGCTGTTCTTTGCTCATTAGACGAGATCTGGCATGATGCTCACAATATGTATGGGAGGGCTGTGGGGGACGGCAACGCCTACGATTTTGGAAGAAGTGGCAGGCACAGCGTGGTTGTCGTTACTTTACCTGGAATGGGAAAGGTGCCGGCATCCACTGCAGCTAGCTATCTCAGGATGAGCTTCAGTTCAATCAAGCTTGTACTGCTGGTCGGAGTCTGCGGTGCAGTCCCCCGTACCGACCGCACGGAGATTATCCTCGGCGACGTGGTTATCAGCCAGAGTATTGTAGAGTTGGATCGTGGTCGTCAGTACCCTAACGGCTTCAAAAGAAAGGACACCATCCTGGACTCTCACGGGCGTCCTAATGAAGACATCTTGGGACTGCTGCAACGTTGGAAAGCAACCTTGCACCTGAAAAATctacaaaagaaaacattgGAAAATCTCAAGACCCTTTTACAGCACCCATATTCCGAGGCACGGTACCCCGGTGAAACTGAGGACAAGCTCTTTGAACCCGATTATATACATCGACACCATTTCGGCTGCGGGATCTGCAATATTCCAGCGGCACCAGACTCAGTATGCGAAGCAGCTCTAACAGCTGCCTGTGACGAGCTTCAATGCGATGAGAGCAAATTAGTACCGCGTACTCGGTTGCACGAAAGAGATACAGACGGCGAGATCCCGACTCCGCTGATACACTTTGGCTTGATCGGCACTGCGGACACGGTTCAGAAGTCAGCGGCGCATAGGGACAAGCATGCAGAGTCAGAGGGTGTGATAGCGTTCGAGATGGAGGGGGCTGGCGTCTGGAACAAGTTCAATTGTCTGATAATCAAGGGTGTGTGTGACTACGCCGACAGTCATAAAAACAAGAATTGGCAGAACTATGCAGCTGCTGTGGCTGCGTCAGTTGCAAAGGAGATTTTGGGGCAGTACGTATCTCACGACCAACCATCACAGCCGGGAACACCGAATG GTAGCTCCGGATATTCTACACAACTTTCCATGATTTCTCGTGGTCGGTTAGAGCTTCAAGTAGTCCCTGACTCGCTATCCAATGATATGTTTCATAGGGCCACAAAGCAATTTAAAGAGGGTCTCGCAAAGAAGCAGTTGGACACCTTCAAGGCCACAGACCTTCGTGccttgaagaaagagctgaagaagatacAGGATGAACAGGGGCAATCGCACTCATTGAGAAATCTTCGGCGGCTTGAGCGCTTTATTCAAGCCACTGAACAGATTGGGACCGTTCTTGAAGATATCCTAGGTACTAGCGAAGAGATGTGTCTCGTTTGGGGTCCGGTAAAGGCGTTACTGCAG GTAGCAAAAGGTAACGTGGATTTATTCGACACGCTTCTGGAAGCCTACGAAGATATTGGTAGTGAACTGCCAAACCTTGGCGTCTACCGGGAGTTGTTTAAGCATCATGTAGGCTTGCAACGGATACTGGCAAGAGTATTTGCCCTTCTCTTGGAATTTCATGAGAATGCGTTGAGATTATATTCCGGGAGAG CCCTAAGAACCGTATTTCGGCCACTCTGGAAGGACTTCGAAACAACGCTATTTGATGTCATTGTGCGCGAAACCGGCTCCCATAGGATAATGATCGAAGATAAGACAATGGCCTTATACAGCCACCCGGGACACTGTACGATGGATGCGCAAGAAGTCCGAGACCACCTCGAAAGCACAAGCAACAACATGCGCTTATCCAAGCAGGAGCATCAAAAGGCACGAGAGAAGATGTACGATGAGGTCAGATGCTGGATTGCAGGCGCTGCAGGGGTTTCCGGCGTCGAAGACGTTGCAGACGTCGTAGGTGCTGAGACTGAGAGTGATCATAACAACATCTGTCGTGACCGAAGTTTTTACCCTGGTAGCGGTAGTTGGATTCtggagaacgagaaggtCAAAAAATGGCTATCACCAGAGCCGGAGCAGTCGTCTAATTCTATGCTATGGATTAATGGGCGTCCAGGAACAG GTAAAACATATTTAGCATCGGTCGTCATTGAGACCTGTCTGGAGGACTCCTCGTCGGTTACATGCTACTTTTATTGCAAGGAAAAGGTGAAGTCGAGAAACTCTGCGATTGCGGTACTCCGTGGTATTCTCTTGCAACTTGCGCGTCAGCACCGCGAATTGATCCCTTATTGCTATGCGAAGATCAAGAGTTCCGGTAGCCTCATGTTATCGGATCTATCCACGGCAAATGGTATTCTGGAGGTGTTCTGTGAACGAATTCCTCGATTAAATGTGGTTATAGACGGTGTTGACGAGTGCGAAGAGCAGAGAAAGGATTTGATCGACATATTTAGAATTCTGGTCAGAAAAAACGAAATCTATGCGAAAGGGAAACTTCGTGTCCTTTTTCTAAGTCGACCCATGAATGAAGTCAAAAACGCCCTACCGGAGGCTGAGATGCTTGCTCTGGAACCGGACCACAACAGGCAAGACATCCAAAAGTATTGTGAGCGCAGAAAACGCGAGTTCCAGAAATTTGGGTTTGACAATGAGTACCTCAAGGATGTTGTACAGATAATATGTACAAGGGCTGATG GGATGTTCCTGTTTGCTAAGCTGGTCATGAACAACTTAAAAGAACAGCCAACCAGGGAAGACTTTCGTATTGAGACCACCGCGGCGATATTGCCCAGTGAGATTGACCAAGC ATATGCCCGAATCATGGAGCGCCTTGCGCGTGACCTGGGTTCAAAACAATATGAATATACAGAATTGTTGCTCGGTTGGTTAGTATGCTCGAAAAGGCCTCTAAAATGGACAGAAATCCAAGTGGCATTATCTATCGATATTAAGACATGGGGTCACACGAGCGAAGTGAACCCGGACCGCAGACTAGAAGACGACGTCCAAGAATTGTGCGGATCCCTTGTTCAGGTGCTCAAGGGCAACCGAGTCGAGCTTGTCCACAGCACAGCGAGATT GTTCATAGTCCAGAAAAGCAATATACGAATCTCTGCAGCAGAATGCGACCTCGCCCTTCGCTGCCTGCGGTATCTTAGCCTTGATATATTCAGGCCTGATATTTCCGCCCAAAGACTCCGGGAAAATGCTTTGCGTGGTGACTTTGGCTTCCAGGATTACGCGGTGTCAGCCTGGTTTCTCCATGTAGGGACATtgatagagaagaaacatgATCTTCTTGAAGGGATCTTCGACAGCCAAGACCGGGTCGCGAGAATATCCCGAGAGCTCGAACATTTTGCGAGCTTCTATCAAGAAAGCTTTCCACTGTACGACAACAACATTCTGGAGCAAGCATGGATAGATTGTGAATTCTTCCGACAGTACCACTTTCATAATAACCTTGTCAGAATCTGGAACCATATCTGTTGTGCCCAAAGGGAAGACTTGGAATCACGCAACAGTGTGAGCATTCCTTTGCTCAAGGAAACGTTGGCTCGCAACCGACAGTTGTTGGAAAACCTGAGTACAGAAGATACAGTTACTCTATCCAGGGTCTATGATGAATACCCCTTCCGCTGTCCCAAGGTGTTGTGTTTCTATTTCCACGAGGGTTTCAAAAACGCGCTAGCCCGTGATAACCATGTCGATCATCACAACCGACCATACCGTTGCACAGTAGGGACCTGTGAAATGAATGGGATGGGCTTTGCAGAAAAAAGTCGACTCACAGCACACATGAAGAGATTCCACCCCGAGGAGCGCGATCTTGGCGAAACGTTCACACCTTACAATCGGACGAGGTCAGTAGGTGCCCGGTATGAATGTCCTGTTTGCAACAAGCGCCTCGTGAGGAAAAATATCCTGGAGGATCACCAGAGAATCCATACCGGAGAGAAGCCGTTTCGTTGCTCTGAGTGTGGCAAGGGGTTTGCGAGGAATTATGACAAGAAACGACATGAGAAAATCCACGAGAAACGACGAAGATAG
- a CDS encoding tropomyosin-1, producing the protein MDRIREKMKSLQTEADTAQAEVEKLTAKIQELEQDNQSKDEEIATLSTRHQMLEEQVEETEILVREVKRLSNEDDIQAGHYERRAQALQADCDQWEAKYNDMAAKHAELQKNLDSLLGEMGEV; encoded by the exons ATGGATCGTATTCGCGAG AAAATGAAGTCCCTCCAGACGGAGGCTGATACAGCACAAGCCGAAGTGGAAAAGCTCACGGCAAAAATCCAAGAACTTGAGCAGGATAACCAAagcaaggatgaagaaattgcTACGCTCTCGACCCGTCATCAAATGCTTGAGGAGCAGGTCGAAGAGACTGAGATCCTAGTCCGCGAGGTAAAAAGATT ATCCAACGAGGATGATATTCAGGCCGGTCATTATGAGCGTCGTGCCCAGGCACTTCAGGCCGATTGCGACCAGTGGGAGGCCAAGTATAATGACATGGCAGCAAAACATGCCGAGCTTCAGAAGAACCTCGATAGCTTGCTTGGCGAGATGGGAGAAGTATAA